The sequence below is a genomic window from Silene latifolia isolate original U9 population chromosome 7, ASM4854445v1, whole genome shotgun sequence.
TTGTAAAACCATAGTTGTGACAATGTGGCCCTCTTTTGACTCAAAAAAATCCGGTTAGCAAAACTAGTGAAAATGAGTAATGTATACGTTTGGTTGAAGTCAACTCTTACCATATTCAATTTTCTTAGAGCAAAGTCTTCGTTGACTCACAGTCAAAGTCATATAGATGTTAACAGCCAATGACGATTGGACGTGCTTTTGACTCAAATTTCTGTGATTCCGCTTAGATGATGTTTCTGTGAATTGAATTTATCTGAATTAAACTATTAGAATCTAATCTAAAATCAATTGATCTGAATTAAAATGAACTTATATGCAATACAAACTTGTACATTAATCTGAACTGATCTGGACTGAAATGAACTTAATCGACCTCAATTGAACTGCATGGAattgaactaaacttataagaattaaaattaaaactaaaGAAACAAAAGTTgctcttattatttttatttaatgtttttttCATACAGAATCACTTTTCTTGATGACAAGAGTAATTCCATATCGTTTCACTTCGAGAACATAAATAATCTACATGAATTGTTTTATGTTCAAACTTCAATATACACTCTATGAGTAGTATTTTCACTGTGAGTAATACGAACTTtcaaacttaattaattaataaatgttaAATTTTCACCTGTCAAATACTGAATTTATGACTATTTGTAATTTTGTACATcctatattacaaaaattaacaTTAACCTGAAAATTATGACGATAAATGTGTTAAAATAAAATACTCGTACAAATAAGAACTAACCAATGAAAAACTGAATCGAAACGAGCTTCATTCAAGCTGAACCTCAGTGAAATCAGGCTCtattcaaacttaactaaacgtCTAAACTCAAATACGAATTGAACTCGAGATTGTTTTGACCGAGCCAATTCCAAGAGTCGACGGAATCGGACACTAATTTCAACTCTAGCTCCCACCAATATAGAATTCAGTCTTTTTCATTGATTAGTTTGAAGAAAAGTCTATAAATGTAACAATCCACCAAAAAATATCGGCAAATATAATTTGTTATTTCAGCTTAAAAAAGTTACGCTAATTAATCACGCAAATAATAAAAATGTACCTAAATAATAACTTATTTGCATTTTTCcgagtaataataatattaagtaCTATGATCTACAAAACAACATCCACGCCAAATCGATTAAGCCAGTATTGCTCAAACACCACAATGTTTGCCAATGGCAGTACATATCAAACTAATTTAAACACGGTTTTCCGCAATCTCGTCTCCAACGCCACTAATAACCCATCCGGGTTTTACCGTACCACTGTCGGAAATCCGACAATTGAAGTTGTCTATGGTCAGTACCTCTGCCGTGGGGACCAGAACATAGCCTCCTGTCACCAATGTGTCGTGACCGCCACCACAGTCGACCTCCCTAAGACGTATTGTCCTAACGGGAAGACTGCGGTGATATGGTACGACGAGTGTATGGTTCGATATTCGAATGTGTCTTTTTTCAATACAATGGATCAATCTCCTGCAATGTCTTACAAGAATGGTAACAACATAACCGGAAACTCTACACAGTTCATGGAAATATTAGGGAATATGATGAATAATGTGATCGCAGTTCGAGCTCCAGAAGGCGGGCCCCTCAAGAAATTCGCAGTCGACAAAGCGAACTATTCCATTTTCGAGACTATATATGGGTTGGGACAGTGCACACCGGACTTGAGTCGCAGTGATTGTGACCAATGTTTGGTTTCATGTTTCGATATGTTTGATCAATCTCGAGGTTTTCAGATTATGACGCCGAGTTGCCTTGTACAATACGAGCTTTACCCCTTCTTTAATCTGTCGTTTCTGCCACAATCGCCACCGTCTCCATCAATTGCTAGTAGTTCCAACCCTGTTATTATGCCAAGCCGCTCAATAGGTATTTCATTTTCCGCTCATTTATCTGAATGATTTACGAATAGTAGAAATAGATAATTGATAAATAAACAAATGACCAGGACGTAGGGGTAAATTAACATTATCAACCTTACTAGATAAACTCAGCAAGTATTTTTCTTTTGGTGTAAAGAAAGCCACCAGGACGAATATGATGCTGATGGGCTTTGAACCCAGGTCATGAGTACTACTGCTCATAAATTTACGAACTAAGCTAGCAGATATCTACATACACGAAGCAAATAAAACAAACTATGAATGCAAAGGAATAATGAAATCAAAGAACAAATTTTTGTATATAATATATTAATCTTGTCTTAGTTTTTAGTATATAAAATAGTTCGGTTGAGTTAATTGATTTTCTAAAATTGCAAACCGAAACAGAACTCCTTCCATCTCAAAGTAACGGTAAGTTAATGTAATCCTCTGAAAAGGGTGATCTCATATTACtcatatatatagtcaatacaAAGGTTACACGGAATGTTCCAGAATATATGACTACGAGATATTTACGATAACTAAAAGATATACAATCTAATATTAACATATTTACACTAATACACCCCCGCAGTTGGAGCGGGAGGAGGCCGTACGCTCAAGCTGGAACGAAAACGATCAAATAGATACCGTGGGAGTCCCTTAGTGAAAATATCAGCATATTGAAACGCAGCAGGGACATGTAAAACACGGACTGTTCCAACCTGTACTTTCTCGCGAACAAAATGAATATCGAGCTCAATATGCTTAGTTCGCTGATGTTGAACGGGGTTACCCGAAAGATAAACAGCAGAGATATTATCGCAATAAACCAGGCTAGCACGTTTAATAGGAACCCGAAGTTCAAGAAGCAAATTGCGTAGCCAACAAGTCTCTGCAACAGCATTAGCAACCCCACGATATTCGGCCTCAGCACTAGAACGAGATATCGTGGCCTGGCGTTTGGATGACCAAGACACGAGATTGTCTCCCAAAAACACACAATAGCCAGACGTGGAACGGCGTGAATCCGGGCAACCACCCCAATCAGCATCCGAATAAGTAGTTAGAGTGAGAGAACGGGATGCTTTAAAAGTCAGGCCATAAGTAAGCGTACCTTTAAGATAGCAAAGAATACGTTTCAAAAAATGTAGATGCGGTTCACGAGGAGCATGCATAAAGAGGCAAACTTGCTGGACGGCATAAGATATATCTGGACGGGTGATAGTGAGATACTGAAGAGCACCAGCCAGACTGCGATATAAAGACGGGTCAGCAATCTGCCGTGGCACTTAGCTTAGCGCCAACATCAACCGGGGTGGTAGAGGCATTACATGACGACATAGAAGCACGACTAAGAATGTCCCCAGCATACTTCTTTTGCGACAAGAATAGATCAGTACCGGTACGGGTAACAGTAATGCCCAAAAAATGGTGTAACTCACCTAAATCCGTCATAGCAAACTCCTGCGAGAGAGATTTAATAATAGAGCGCAAATGAGTGGTGCTAGAAGCAGTGAGTACAATATCATCCACATACAACAGTAAATAAGCCATCTCAGTAGCCATGGAATATATAAACAATGAAGAATCACAAGCACTGCTACGAAAACCCTGTGAAATGAATAAATGTCGCAAACCGTTGAAACCAGGCGCGTGGAGCCTGCTTGAGACCATAAAGTGATTTACGGAGCCGACACACATGGGAGGGTTTCGCAGAATCGACAAAGCCGGGGGGCTGATGCATGTAGACAGTCTCGGCCAAATCACCATGAAGAAAAGCATTTTTAACATCAAGTTGGTGAATGGGCCAAGATCGGGAGACCGCAAGACTAAGAACGGTACGAATAGTAGTCGGCTTTACAACAGGACTAAATGTCTCATCACAGTCAATACCAACCTGTTGTGTTTTATCATTAACGACGAGGCGAGCCTTGTATCGTTGTAAGGAGCCGTCACTGTGGAATTTATGACGAAAGAGCCACAAGCACCGAATGACATGAGCATCACGGGGTCGAGGCACCAAGTCCCACGTGTGGTTAGCCCTTAATGCACTAAATTCATCCTGCATAGCAGCATTCCAATTCGGGTCTTTGAGAGCGAGGGTAGGTGATTTGGGAATGGGTGATAAAGCAGGTGGGTTGTGAGCTATATCAGCAAACCCCTTGGGCTTGAAAATGCCATTCATTGCCCGAGTGGTCATGGAGCGAGGGGGCGGTGGGGGAGGAGGGGGAGGAGGGGGAGGTGGTGTCGGGGTAGAGGACGTGGGAGTTTGTGGCTGGGTAGAAGGCGTGGTAGGGGAAGTTGAGGTGGTCACGGGTGGGGATGCTGGCTGTGGGGACACGGTTGGTTGGGTTGTGGGTGTTTGTGGCTGGGTAGTAGGCGTGGTTGGGGAAGATGGGGTGGCGGTATGGTTAGGTGATGGGACTGGCGAGGAGAGTGTGTGGGTATGGGTAGTGGTGTTGGGTGGCTCGGTTATATGGTCAAAAAGGAGCGGGTTGATGGGCGTGGCTGGAGGGTCAAGAAAGGAGTAAGAGGGAAGCGGAAGCTGCGAAGTCTCAGCAAACGGGAAGACGGACTCGTCGAAAGTGACATGGCGAGAAATAATGATTTTTCCACTGGCTAAATCTAGACAACGATACCCGCGTTGTTGAGACGGGTAACCAAGGAAGACACACCTAAGAGACCTAGGAGATAATTTATGGGGACGCTTGGCAGAAATATTAGGATAGCACGCACAGCCGAAAACGCGTAAATGATCATATGATGGATCTTTGGAGAAGAGAACAGAAGTGGGAGAGCGGAACTGGAGTATTTTTGTAGGTAGGATATTGTGAAGATAGACCGCCGCATTTAAGGTTTCGACCCAAAAGTCGGGAGGTAGGGAGGCGTGAGAGAGTAGAACAAGAACAATTTCATTGAGACGATGGATCATACGTTCAGCTTTACCATTTTGTGGggaagtttgagcacatgagaaGCGGAAGGTAAGACCATTTTTAGTGGCAAATTCATGAAACAGATTATTATCAAATTCGCGTCCCAGATCACACTGaaatgatttgattttgcgattaaattgagtgtgaatgtaAGTATTAAAGGAGATAAAACGATCAAATGCATCGGATTTATTTTTGAGAGGATAAACCCAAACGAATTGCGAAAAATTATCAATGAGCACAAGATAATACTTATAGCCACTTTTACTCAAAATAGGACTAGTCCATAAATCACTGTGTATAATATCAAACGGAGCAACAGTAGCAGAAGTAGAATCAGAAAAAGGCAAACGTTTGTGTTTACTAACTTGACACGAATGACATAAATTTGAGCTAGTCTCTTTATTGCAGCTAATTCGAGAATGACTCTTAAGAAAATTAACAATGTTGGGGCCAGGATGACCAAGACGACTATGCCAGATATCATGAGACAGAGAGACTAAGCTGTGACCCTGATTATTTGTGGACGACGCAGACGTGGAAGACATGGGGTAAAGATCGCCATTACTGTCACTCCTCAGAATCGTCATCCCAGTCTGAAGGTCCTTCACAGAGAAACCGAAAGGGTCAAATTCTACAGATACGTTATTGTCTTTGGTAAATTGCCGTACAGATATAAGATTCTTTATAATTTTTGGTGTATGTAAAACGTTGGTTAATTGAAGGGTACGGTCCGGTGTTTTAATAAAAGTATTGCCAGAGGTTTGAACCGGAATGCTGTGACCGTTACCGACCATAATAGAACGAATTGAAGATGCATTGAAAGGAGGAACCAACGTACCTGGATCGGAGGTTAGGTGAGACGAGGCACCCGTATCCATGAACCAAGGTCGTTCCGGAGCTTGCAATCCCAGCGCCTGGAAAGCTTGAGCAAGGTCGGTGGGTTGGGCTTGCTCGTGATCAGCAACATGAGCTTGTCCAAAATTGTTGCGAGACCCACTGGTATTGGAGCGATTGGACGAAGCACGGCTAGCATTCGAACCCGTCCACGGCTGCCATGGTGGAGACCAACCCGGGTATGTCGGGTAGGGGCAGGAGGGAGGGGTCCAAGGGTAGGGCCACATAGTGAAATTGGACCACGGAGAAACAGAGTTGGGCACTGTGGGATTGTTTTGAGATGACGAGCCATTTTTCTTATAATTACGATTATCGCGTCGGCGATTGTTATGGCCTCTGTTCGATGAGCGATTCTGAGAACCGTTGGGATTGGAGTTATCGTCCCATTGTGACGAATCAGAGGGCGGGGCAGGTGTGGCAGCTAAGGCCGTGTTTGGCTCCTCCCGAGCAGATGGTGCGGTGTAATTCTAATTCTAACATGCTCCTAGCGGCTTCGAACTGGGGCAAAGTTTGATTAATGTAGGCCGCGACAGTATCGTAACTACTAGGAAGACCACGCACCAATTGAAGTACTAACCTTTGATTGTCGACTGTGGAGCCTACGTCCTTCAGTTGACCGGCGAGATCCTTCAATCGTTGACAATAAGCATCGAGGGAGGGCATACTATCAAGTTTCAAATTGTTGAATTCATGTTCAAGTGTCGCGGCCCGTGCTCCTTTGTTGTTGAGGAAGATATTCTCAACTCTTTTCCAAGCCTGATATGCGGTCAATTCATCTTCAAGGACACGGGGAAGCAAATCGTCACTCATCATGCCATAAATCCATTGAAGGACATGGGCATCAACCTCACACCATTCATTATAGTTCTCGACAGAAGGTGACGGTGGCGGAGTGCCATCGATGTGCGCGAGAACCTTGTACCCACGGGCATGAAGAGTGAAAAGCCGGACCCACGAGGCATAGGTGACCTTTGTTCCGTCGAGGATACGGACCTTGTTTGTGATATTGGACACGGTGTACACAGGGTGGAGGGAGGCTTTGGGCGGCGGGGGGGAGCCAGATTTACTGGGGTCGACCATGTTGTCGAGGAAGAAAGGTGTTTGGCGGCGGGGATTGGCGGCCAAAAACGGGATAAGGATCGAGGGTTGCTAGGGTTTAGAGGTAACCTAGGCTGATACCATGTAAGTTAATGTAATCCCCTGAAAAGGGTTATCTCATATTACtcatatatatagtcaatacaAAGGTTACACGGAATGTTCCAGAATATATGACTACGAGATATTTACGATAACTAAAAGATATACAATCTAATATTAACATACTTACACTAATAGTAACCACTTTGTCAAAACCGTTTGGTTAACCGAACCGCTTTGCAAAactgttcaaaaaaaaaaaaaccgaaccAAAATATTGATATTTTTTTTCGATTTTACGGTTCGGATATTGTGGTTCTGTTTATTTTATACTCCTCTATTCTACATCAACTCGAGCACCATCACCGTTTGGGATGTCAGCTGGGCGGGTACCCCCGCACCCGTCCCATTTGAGACGGATACGGGTAGAGCTTTtacgggtggtggggcgggtacGGTTACAAAAATTCCACCCATCATGGGTGGTGGGCCGAGAGTGGGTTTTACGTCATACCCACCTAATACGGGTACGGGGGAGCCTGTGAGAATTCCTTGGCAGATACGAGTACGGGGGAGTCTATATCCATCACCGTTccgccccgccccaatgacatccctaatCACCATACCCTTTCTTGAAATAATTCTTTATCTTATTCTAACTATTCTCGTAAAAAATTTAATGTATAGGAAAAAAGAAAATCTCAACAAAAGTGATTGTTGCCATCATAATAGCCTCTCTGCTTGTTATCTCGGTAGCCTTATGTTTGATATGCACTTGCGTTTGTCTTCGAAAGAACAAAGCAAGAAAAGTTGGTGTTTCTACTCATGCCGAAACTCGTAAGAATAATACCATTTACGTCTAATATTTGATCTTACATACCTGCTTAAAAGTTGATATCTCCTCACTTTAATAATTTGATTCTTATTTGGAGTTATAGCTAACCAAGATTTCACCGCCGACTCCTTGCAATATGACTTTGACACGCTTCTCAACGCAACAAACAATTTTTCTGACGAAAATAAACTAGGTGAAGGCGGATTTGGTGGCGTCTATAAGGTACACTCTTCACttaataagagaaaaaaaaactcaaattaGACTAATTAACTGAAATGGAAAAGAAGGTAATTTAGATGGTTGTGGCctaactattatatttattcctattaCACCCTCTCACTCGAGTGCCCATTGGGCCCGAAGAGTGGTTAGTGCACAGGCCGAGAttgccaggatttgaacctgTGACCTCTTGGTCACACTGGcgctgataccatgatagatgaaccatcccaaccaaaaccttaagatgATGGTTGAGGCctaactattatatttattcctattaAAAACTATCTTAGATGGGAATTTGTGTGCATAGGGTACGTTATCAAACGGGAAGTTGATAGCGGTGAAGAGACTATCCGCAAGCTCTAGGCAAGGCATACAAGAATTCAAAACAGAGGTTTTGGTGGTTGCCAAGCTTCAACATAGGAATTTGGTGAGATTACTAGGATTTTGCTATACTGAACAAGAGAAGCTTCTTGTGTACGAATATGTTCGCAACAAAAGCCTCGACAATTTCATCTTTGGTAAGTTATTCATTTCTCCGTTCATAATTTTGTACGATTTTTGGACAAATTGTCGGACAAGTTATTTTTAGACGTTTCCAAGAATGAAAGTTCTCGTTTTGTTTAAGACTAACACCCAATTACGTATTTCTCATCCATGTATAAAGTTTTATACATGAAAATGACGTATGATCTATGATGTTTTAGATCAGGAAAATCGACAACAACTCAACTGGGAAAGGCGTTACAACATTATAAGAGGCATTGCTCGGGGGTTGCTATATCTCCATCATGATTCTCAACTTAGAATTATACACCGAGATCTTAAGGCCAGTAACATCTTGTTGGATGAAAACATGAATCCTAAAATTTCAGACTTCGGCACCTCTAGGATTTTTGGTGTCGATCACAGCCAAAGCAACT
It includes:
- the LOC141590741 gene encoding cysteine-rich receptor-like protein kinase 25; the encoded protein is MYLNNNLFAFFRVIIILSTMIYKTTSTPNRLSQYCSNTTMFANGSTYQTNLNTVFRNLVSNATNNPSGFYRTTVGNPTIEVVYGQYLCRGDQNIASCHQCVVTATTVDLPKTYCPNGKTAVIWYDECMVRYSNVSFFNTMDQSPAMSYKNGNNITGNSTQFMEILGNMMNNVIAVRAPEGGPLKKFAVDKANYSIFETIYGLGQCTPDLSRSDCDQCLVSCFDMFDQSRGFQIMTPSCLVQYELYPFFNLSFLPQSPPSPSIASSSNPVIMPSRSIANPLGLKMPFIARVVMERGGGGGGGGGGGGGVGVEDVGVCGWVEGVVGEVEVVTGGDAGCGDTVGWVVGVCGWVVGVVGEDGVAVWLGDGTGEESVWDDQDDYARYHETERLSCDPDYLWTTQTWKTWGKDRHYCHSSESSSQSEGKKKISTKVIVAIIIASLLVISVALCLICTCVCLRKNKARKVGVSTHAETPNQDFTADSLQYDFDTLLNATNNFSDENKLGEGGFGGVYKGTLSNGKLIAVKRLSASSRQGIQEFKTEVLVVAKLQHRNLVRLLGFCYTEQEKLLVYEYVRNKSLDNFIFDQENRQQLNWERRYNIIRGIARGLLYLHHDSQLRIIHRDLKASNILLDENMNPKISDFGTSRIFGVDHSQSNYTNIVIGTYGYMAPEYVLQGQFSIKSDAYSFGVLVLEIICGRKVSTFNQVSDDEDLLSYAWRQWEAGTPLEFVDPIIRDSCSNNIDVMRCILLGLLCVQESVQDRPTMANVVLTLDSYSITLPLPEQTDFLARPRVITSFPKEVNNSDHSSSKSIPLSVNEDSVTELEPR